The following proteins come from a genomic window of Bubalus kerabau isolate K-KA32 ecotype Philippines breed swamp buffalo chromosome 20, PCC_UOA_SB_1v2, whole genome shotgun sequence:
- the SLC22A13 gene encoding LOW QUALITY PROTEIN: solute carrier family 22 member 13 (The sequence of the model RefSeq protein was modified relative to this genomic sequence to represent the inferred CDS: inserted 3 bases in 2 codons; substituted 3 bases at 3 genomic stop codons): protein MGLATVGSRMPSKPGVYLQLAELLSFGHFHMQLLILLSVPSFLTAFYMFTQVFMVLDEAHYCSVACVRNQTLNLSAAEQLALSLPLDAADSPEPCLMSSCPPXGASLEYILSHSFSETQLFEAGWSTPELTSACLPHFNMVYGRKHLKETSQLVYVAGLLIGALIFRPLCNWIGHKATLLVQLLLFAILGMSIAFVPSCELYMVLCFSVATAVAGYSFSIVTLFTEWVGPLWRIQAVVLAQRTFSLGQMALAGLAYGVQNWRLFQIAGTAPVFLLFCFWALPESARWLLTRRRGEEAKQLIQKVALVNRHKLPSELLSQLAPEKTSPAGNALDLFQHPQLWKETLILFYIWFVDSLVFYGLGLKVGHFGLNIYLTQLXFGAVEVPACSCSIFMMEWVGRRXSQSGTLDLGGLTCITIIFPAPDLPVVVTVLALVGKFALAAGFTIFYVDSAELFPTVIRQTGIGLVGIFXSIRGILMPLMILLGEYHASLFVLIYGSLPIGAGLLCALLTETCGQTLKDTVDDLEQESXPHSLKAVLSEKDLEASGSISSPGVAFRAALSSVTVSPKLDWQQQRAA, encoded by the exons ATGGGGCTGGCGACAGTGGGGAGCCGG ATGCCTTCCAAGCCCGGGGTCTACCTACA GTTGGCTGAACTGCTCAGCTTTGGTCACTTCCACATGCAGCTGCTGATACTGCTGAGTGTGCCCAGCTTCCTGACCGCCTTTTACATGTTCACCCAGGTCTTCATGGTCCTGGACGAGGCCCACTATTGTTCAGTGGCCTGTGTCAGGAACCAGACTCTGAACCTGAGCGCGGCTGAGCAGCTGGCCCTGAGCTTGCCCCTGGATGCTGCAGACAGTCCCGAGCCCTGCCTCATGTCCAGTTGCCCCCC TGGTGCCAGCCTGGAGTACATCCTCAGCCACAGCTTCAGTGAGACACAGCTTTTCGAGGCCGG TTGGT CTACCCCTGAGCTCACATCTGCCTGTCTACCTCATTTTAACATGGTCTATGGTCGGAAGCATCTGAAGGAAACCTCCCAGTTGGTGTATGTGGCTGGGCTCCTCATTGGGGCGCTCATCTTCAGGCCCCTCTGCAACTG gatTGGCCACAAGGCCACTCTCCTGGTGCAGCTGCTCCTCTTCGCCATCCTTGGCATGAGCATAGCCTTCGTGCCCAGCTGTGAGCTCTACATGGTCCTGTGCTTTTCTGTGGCCACAGCTGTCGCTGGATATAGCTTCAGCATTGTCACCCTAT TTACAGAGTGGGTGGGGCCCTTGTGGAGGATCCAGGCTGTGGTCCTGGCACAGCGCACCTTCTCCCTGGGGCAGATGGCTCTTGCAGGACTTGCCTATGGCGTCCAGAACTGGAGACTCTTCCAGATTGCTGGCACTGCACCTGTCTTTCTGCTCTTCTGCTTCTG GGCCCTGCCAGAATCTGCACGGTGGCTCCTTACccggaggaggggagaggaggccaAACAACTGATCCAGAAAGTGGCCTTGGTCAACAGGCACAAACTCCCCTCCGAGCTCCT CTCCCAACTGGCCCCAGAGAAGACCAGCCCCGCAGGGAATGCCCTAGATCTGTTCCAACACCCCCAGCTCTGgaaagagaccctgattctcttcTACATCTG GTTTGTGGACAGCCTGGTGTTCTATGGTCTGGGCCTCAAGGTGGGGCACTTTGGCCTGAATATCTACCTGACACAGT ACTTTGGAGCAGTCGAGGTGCCTGCCTGTTCCTGCAGCATCTTTATGATGGAATGGGTGGGCCGCAGGTAGAGTCAGTCGGGGACCCTGGATCTGGGTGGCCTCACGTGTATCACCATCATCTTC CCTGCACCAGATCTGCCTGTGGTGGTCACTGTGCTGGCCCTGGTGGGGAAGTTTGCCTTGGCGGCTGGATTTACCATCTTCTACGTGGACTCTGCTGAGCTCTTCCCCACTGTCATCAG GCAGACGGGCATAGGGCTGGTGGGCATCTTTTAAAGTATCAGGGGCATCCTCATGCCACTCATGATCCTGCTGGGCGAGTATCATGCATCCCTCTTTGTGCTCATCTATGGCAGCCTCCCCATTGGAGCTGGCTTACTCTGTGCCCTGCTGACAGAGACATGTGGCCAGACCCTGAAGGACACCGTCGATGACCTGGAGCAAGAATCCTGACCACA CTCTCTGAAGGCAGTGCTCTCAGAAAAGGATTTGGAGGCCTCGGGAAGTATTTCCAGCCCAGGGGTAGCCTTTAGAGCAGCACTTAGCTCTGTAACTGTGTCTCCAAAGCTAGACTGGCAGCAGCAGAGAGCTGCCTAA